The DNA window CTGCCGTCCACGCCCTTGCCCGCCTGGCTGCATAGTCCTGCACCGGAAGAAAGCCGTCCGCCGCGCCCGCTTGCGCCATCTGGCAGCGGAGAGGACGATGCCGCCGCCGCGCCGCCAGATCCGAAGCGCCGGGCCGCAGCGGAGCGCGGGCGGTTGCTGCACGGACTGTTCGAGCATCTTCCCAGCGCCGATCCGGACCGGCGCCACGAACTGGCGCTGGCCTGGCTCGCCCGCCGTGCGCCGGATCTGGAGGAGGGACAGCGCAGCGAGATTTACGAAAGCGTGGCCCGCGTGCTGGACGATCCGCGCTGGTCCGCCATCTTTGCGCCCACCGCACTGGCCGAAGCGCCGATCGCCGCGGTTGTCGGCGAAAGCGTGATCGCGGGTACGGTTGACCGGCTTCTGATAGAGCCGGAGCGCATTCTGGTGATCGATTTCAAGACGGGCGCTGCGATTCCGGGAAGCGCGGATGCGGTGCCCACGGCCTATAAGCGGCAGATGGCCCGCTATGCCGCCGCGCTGGGCACCATTTTCCCCGATCGCCCAGTGGAAACGGCATTGCTTTACTCGCACGGGCCAACCTTGATCGAGCTCGGTCCGGCGCAGCTTGCCGAACACAGCCCGGCTTGAGCCTGCCCAAGCTTTCATATCGCCAGCGAAACTTGTGCGGACCGCTGCGCGTTTCTACCTTCGAAACAACCCATTCAAGGAGTAATGATCATGGCCACCAAGGCAGTTGGCGACGACAATTTCGAACAGGACGTTTTGAAGGCTGACGGGCCCGTGCTCGTCGATTTCTGGGCCGAATGGTGCGGACCGTGCAAGATGATCGGCCCATCGCTGGAAGAGATCAGCGAAGAGCTGGACGGCGTTACGATCGCCAAGCTCAACATCGACGATCACCCCAACACGCCCGGCAAATATGGCGTTCGCGGCATCCCGACGATGATTCTTTTCAAGGATGGTCAGCCGGTCGAAACAAAGGTTGGTGCCGCGCCCAAGGCGCAGATCAAGAGCTGGCTTGAAGGCGCGCTCTAAGCGCCACGTCTGCTGGAGACCGTAAGTCCTGAGCCTGTCGAAGGACGTTTCTCGGCTGGGCGCTCGTGCGCTTTCGAGAAGCGGGCTTCGACAGGCTCAGCCCTTTCGGCCTTGGGTATTGAAATGC is part of the Novosphingopyxis iocasae genome and encodes:
- the trxA gene encoding thioredoxin, with product MATKAVGDDNFEQDVLKADGPVLVDFWAEWCGPCKMIGPSLEEISEELDGVTIAKLNIDDHPNTPGKYGVRGIPTMILFKDGQPVETKVGAAPKAQIKSWLEGAL